The sequence CCCCTGCATCTCCTAAAGCTCCTAAGTTTTTTCCCGGATAAAAGCTGAATCCGGCAGCATCTCCAAGATTTCCGGATTTTATGCCATTCCACTCTGCTCCTATGGCCTGGGCGTTGTCTTCAATGATTTTTAAATGGTATTTCTGAGCAATTTCTTTAAGCTGATCTGAGAAAACAATTCTTCCCTGAAGGTGAACAATAAGAATTCCTTTTGTTTTTTGGGTGATTTTTTCTTCAATTTTAGCAATATCAATATTATAGGTATTGAGTTCCGGTTCTATTAATACAGGTATTAATCCGTTATCAGAAACAGCTAGTATAGAAGCGATGTAAGTGTTGGAAGGAACAAGGATTTCATCTCCTGCTTTCATGATGCCTAATTCTATGTAAGCACGAAGAATAAGGCGTAAAGCATCCAATCCGTTGGCTACCCCAATAGCATGTTTTGATCCGATATATTGTGCCAAATTAGTTTCAAAAGCTTTGGTTTTTTCTCCTAAAAGATACCATCCTGATCTGAATGTCTGTAATAAGGCACTTTCTATTTCCTGTTGGTATTTGAGATTAACTTTTTGTAAATCAAGAAACTTTATCATTGTTATTATTCTTTAAAAATTTTGCAGGGTTTCCCACCCATATTTCATTATCGGGAACATTTTTGGTCACTACGCTGCCTGCACCAATTAATGCATTTTCACCTATCGTAACTCCAGCTAAAATAGTCGCATTGGCACCAATCGAAGCTCCTTTTTTTACCAAAGTTTTTTCTAATGTGAAATTTTTATTTTTAGATTTTGGAAATAGGTCGTTGGTAAAAGTTACATTAGGTCCGATGAATACATTGTCTTCAAGATCTACCCCATCCCAAATTTGAACTCCGGGTTTAATGGTGACATTATCTCCAATAGTAACCTCATTTTCTATAAGGACCTGGCAGTTGATATTGCATCCACTTCCGATTTTGGCACCTTTTAAAATGACACAGAATTGCCATACCGAAGTTCCTTCGCCTATATTTTGAGACTGTACGTCAGCTAAAGGGTGTATCATTTTTTGTAATTTTTAAACTCTTCAAAATCTCTGAAATAATCATGCTCGTCATAATGTTCAGAAGCAAGGCATAAAAGTACTGCACTGTGGCTGAACTTAATATCTCTCCAGATTAATTCCGGAATATAAAGTCCCTTGGAAGGGTTGTCTAAAACGAATGTTGCCTCATTGCCATCCAGGTCCTTAGTGTTGAATTCTATTGTTCCTGAAACGGCAAAGATCACTTGCTGTAGTTTCTTATGGGCATGTCCTCCACGGATTACATCTTGAGGCGTAAAATAAGTCCAGTAAACTCTATTGATGGGAAAAGGAATATTTTTTTGAGTTTCTGCTACAGTAATATATCCTAATTCCGGAGATCCGATCTTTGAAAAATCTATAATATGCGGAGTCATAATCATTTAATTTGTATATCTATTAGGGCTCGTTTTTAGTCCCTTCAATTCCATAAGAATTTTGTATTTTCTTGCCATCATCATCTAAAGAATATAAAAGTTCTTTTTTGTCTTCTTTTACTACACTTACTTCGAATGGAACAATATTGACGACATCAATATGATCGGGAAGCCCGAGATGAAGAGTATATCCTTCGATGAATTTTTCATTTAATTCATCCACGCTGATGTTGATCGTTGGGTTAAATGTTTCCACAGAAACCCGATTTAAGGTTGTTCCTACCAATTTGGATTGTAACGGCCCCATCCCTTTTCTGAAAAGTTGATGTTGCAATGCATATCGAAACACATTTTCTTCCAGAGTGATTGGATTATGATAAGGTATTTTTTCTAAAACCTTTAGCAGGTGTTTGGTATTGTAAATAGTTCCATCAACTGAAAAAGGGTAGGACCAGTGCGTAATGTTTTTATCAGCATAATAATCCCATTCATAATAATTGTCCTTTTTCTGAATATAATCAGGGAATCCTTCAATATTATCACCTACATACATCCTGTAGGACGAGTTTTCGGGATCTTTTTTAAATTCAGAAAGAATATTTTCATCAAGAAAGACATCATTATAAAAAACACCGTCATCAGTGTTAAACATAATGAGTTCATGTCGGCTTTTTCGCAAAAGACCCTGAAGTAATCCTTTAAAATTATCCCCTTGTTTACTCTTTAGGTTTTTCTCAAGAAAGAATTTTATATTTTTTTTGTTGGTCAGCGTTCTGAAAAAAGCAGGATCAAACCATATTTCTTTTCTTTCTTCAAAGCGGATATTGGGATAGTTTTTATATTTTTCAATTAATTTTTTGTAGCCTAAATGATGATTGCCGGTGGTATGGTATAAAACTACCGTTTCATAATCATCTATTTTGATTCTTTTTAAAATGGTACTCAACAAGTAATCTACCTGCATGGCACGGTTATATGAAAAGATAATATTTAAAAGCATGATTAATTATTTTGAATGATAAGCACGGAAAAGGTATAACTTTTTGATTTCTGAACAGCAAGGAAAATTACACCAGGTGATTTTTGATTCCATTGACTTCAAAACTCATAGAATAGTTGCCTTTTTCTCTACGTCCAATAATCATAAAACGATTACTCATCACAATTATTTCATGAGAACTTTTCAGGTAAAAAAGGTCTACTGTGGTATTATCTACTTTTATCCTTATTCCTGAACTGATCTTCGTTATTAATTACAAAAACTATTGGCTATAAGCCAATAGTTTGTAAAGTTTATAAATTATATTATATGATTACTGACCAACAAGTTGTTTTAAATACTGACCATAACCACTTTTACCATATTTTACTGCTGTTTCCAGTAATTTTTCTTCGTTGATGAATTTATTTCTGAAAGCAATTTCCTCAATACATCCAATCTTGAAACCTTGTCTTTTTTCAATAACACTTACGAATTCCGAAGCATCATGAAGGGAATCAAAAGTTCCTGTATCCAGCCATGCTGTACCTCTGTCCAGAACCCCTACTTCAAGTTTTTCATTTTTAAGGTAAACATTGTTAATATCAGTGATTTCCAATTCTCCTCTTGCAGAAGGCTGGATGTTTTTAGCAATCTCCACAACGTTGTTGTCGTAAAAATATAGACCAGGTACTGCATAATTAGATTTAGGTTTCAAAGGTTTCTCTTCAATAGAAACTGCTTTGAAATTGTCATCAAATTCTACGACACCATATCTTTCAGGGTCTGCAACGTGGTAAGCAAAAACAACACCCCCATCCGGATTGGTTTTGTTTTTTAATAAAGTCCCCATTTCAGAACCATAGAAGATATTATCTCCTAAAACAAGAGCTGCAGGATCATTACCAATAAACTGATCGCCCAGAATAAAGGCTTGTGCCAGTCCATCCGGACTTGGCTGTACAACATATTCTATATTACAGCCAATTTGAGATCCATCACCTAAAAGTTTAATGAACCCGGCTTGATCATGTGGAGTCGTAATGATTAATATATCCTTAATTCCAGCCAGAAGAAGGGTGGATAGCGGATAGTAAATCATAGGTTTATCATAAACAGGCATTAATTGCTTGCTTACGGCAATTGTTAGAGGGTAAAGTCTTGTTCCGGAACCTCCGGCTAATATTATTCCTTTCATCTTTTTATTATTTGATATTCTCTATTCTAGGGAAGTAGAGCCTGCTCTTTTGATTAAATAAGGTCTAATTTAAGAAGCAATAAAATATGTTTCTTCAATCTTACTCAATCTTAATTATACTGGTTTTCGTAATATTTCTGATAATCTCCGCTGGTAACGTTTTCCAGCCATTCTTTATTTTCAAGATACCAATCGATGGTCTTTCCTAATCCTTCTTCAAATGTTACGGATGGTTTCCAGCCCAAATCTTTGTTTAATTTATTGGCATCAATAGCATAACGTTTATCGTGTCCCGGTCTATCTTTTACAAAAGTGATTAGTTTTTCAGAATGCCCTTCTGGTTTTCCTAATTTAGCATCCATTTGCTTAATCAGTTCTTTTACCAGGTCAATATTCTGCCATTCGTTGAATCCGCCAATATTGTATGTTTCACCCGTTTTAGCTTCATTGAATATCTGGTGAATAGCCCTTGCATGATCAATTACAAATAACCAGTCTCTTGTATACTTTCCGTCCCCATAAATAGGTAAAGGTTTTTCGTTAATGATATTGGAGATACAAAGAGGTATTAATTTTTCCGGGAAATGGTTGGGTCCATAGTTGTTTGAACAATTGGAGACAATAAACGGCATTCCATAAGTGTTTCCATAAGCTCTTACCAGGTGGTCTGAAGCAGCTTTTGATGCAGAGTAGGGAGATTGTGGATCATAAGAAGTGGTTTCAAGGAAGAATCCTGTTTCCCCTAAGCTTCCATATACTTCATCAGTGGACACATGATAGAATAAGTTTGTTCTTTTTTCATCCGGGAATCTGCCATGGGTATGATCCGGATTTAAGGTCCAGAATTCTTTACAAAGATTAAGGAGATTGGCTGTTCCGTTTACATTTGTGTTGATGAACGCCATTGGATCGGTGATACTTCTGTCAACATGACTTTCTGCAGCTAAGTGTACCACTGCATCTGGATTATATTTTT is a genomic window of Chryseobacterium nakagawai containing:
- a CDS encoding DegT/DnrJ/EryC1/StrS family aminotransferase, which produces MIKFLDLQKVNLKYQQEIESALLQTFRSGWYLLGEKTKAFETNLAQYIGSKHAIGVANGLDALRLILRAYIELGIMKAGDEILVPSNTYIASILAVSDNGLIPVLIEPELNTYNIDIAKIEEKITQKTKGILIVHLQGRIVFSDQLKEIAQKYHLKIIEDNAQAIGAEWNGIKSGNLGDAAGFSFYPGKNLGALGDAGAVTTNDDELAKAIRALANYGSNQKYVNIYQGLNSRLDELQSAVLDIKLKYIDDENNARRFIAKRFIEEINNPAIILPEYPENENEHVWHVFVIRTQRRDELQAYLTEHGIQTIIHYPIPPHHQEAYKEWKDLSFPISEKIHTEVLSLPISSVLEEEEVQAIIKTVNEF
- a CDS encoding acyltransferase, which produces MIHPLADVQSQNIGEGTSVWQFCVILKGAKIGSGCNINCQVLIENEVTIGDNVTIKPGVQIWDGVDLEDNVFIGPNVTFTNDLFPKSKNKNFTLEKTLVKKGASIGANATILAGVTIGENALIGAGSVVTKNVPDNEIWVGNPAKFLKNNNNDKVS
- a CDS encoding sugar 3,4-ketoisomerase, with the protein product MTPHIIDFSKIGSPELGYITVAETQKNIPFPINRVYWTYFTPQDVIRGGHAHKKLQQVIFAVSGTIEFNTKDLDGNEATFVLDNPSKGLYIPELIWRDIKFSHSAVLLCLASEHYDEHDYFRDFEEFKNYKK
- the rfbA gene encoding glucose-1-phosphate thymidylyltransferase RfbA — encoded protein: MKGIILAGGSGTRLYPLTIAVSKQLMPVYDKPMIYYPLSTLLLAGIKDILIITTPHDQAGFIKLLGDGSQIGCNIEYVVQPSPDGLAQAFILGDQFIGNDPAALVLGDNIFYGSEMGTLLKNKTNPDGGVVFAYHVADPERYGVVEFDDNFKAVSIEEKPLKPKSNYAVPGLYFYDNNVVEIAKNIQPSARGELEITDINNVYLKNEKLEVGVLDRGTAWLDTGTFDSLHDASEFVSVIEKRQGFKIGCIEEIAFRNKFINEEKLLETAVKYGKSGYGQYLKQLVGQ
- the rfbB gene encoding dTDP-glucose 4,6-dehydratase yields the protein MKNIIITGGAGFIGSHVVREFVKNNPESLIINLDALTYAGNLENLKDIENEPNYVFEKADITKPEELRKVFEKYNPDAVVHLAAESHVDRSITDPMAFINTNVNGTANLLNLCKEFWTLNPDHTHGRFPDEKRTNLFYHVSTDEVYGSLGETGFFLETTSYDPQSPYSASKAASDHLVRAYGNTYGMPFIVSNCSNNYGPNHFPEKLIPLCISNIINEKPLPIYGDGKYTRDWLFVIDHARAIHQIFNEAKTGETYNIGGFNEWQNIDLVKELIKQMDAKLGKPEGHSEKLITFVKDRPGHDKRYAIDANKLNKDLGWKPSVTFEEGLGKTIDWYLENKEWLENVTSGDYQKYYENQYN